A region of candidate division KSB1 bacterium DNA encodes the following proteins:
- a CDS encoding sodium:solute symporter family protein — protein MSTIFYWLGFIAYSVVVVGMGYYIYRRDLRRGKQADANEFWDAKKNLSAGSVGLSISASMMSISWSCVYGVQLFYWYGLSAAWLLVIPWLMAMLGFFLLIPRFRNLAAFSQPEMVGQRFGQRARQMLAVPLAFVFIIWCGAEIYASAIILAPLLQTSKHVMLILMALVVAAYSSLGGFEADVVTDKVQYLLVAFFIATIAYLGLHEILQQESFSTFLTKVPAPPKTGVSALSCFAAGAALIVLTFISYLPGWLVETDVWIRLQAARSAAKARQAVGIAATNSLIFVGLLPMLIGLSALYLYPPVNGVIPPELKDGATIFAALMNDYAPVWLNVLLGVGLAAASMSTIDTCGNVAALSICYDIIVPALENRSRVDRLKLARVISVLAIAVAYLYSLFTESLWDIFYLSSGILTTTIFLPMVALFLPNTKPQQVQAAIAAGFIGTLLFYFLESRGHLAALEPQWLAATGLGYILWGFAAGLIAFVSAKRFGFSFVQAPRHAPETGN, from the coding sequence ATGTCAACCATATTTTACTGGCTCGGTTTCATCGCCTACTCAGTTGTCGTCGTCGGCATGGGTTATTACATCTATCGCCGCGACCTTCGCCGCGGCAAGCAGGCCGATGCCAACGAGTTTTGGGACGCGAAAAAAAACTTGTCGGCCGGCTCGGTCGGTTTGTCGATCTCGGCGAGCATGATGTCGATCAGTTGGTCGTGCGTGTACGGCGTGCAATTGTTTTATTGGTACGGCCTCAGCGCCGCCTGGCTGCTGGTCATCCCCTGGCTCATGGCGATGTTGGGATTTTTTCTGCTCATTCCGCGCTTCCGTAATTTGGCCGCCTTTTCGCAGCCGGAGATGGTGGGGCAACGCTTCGGCCAACGCGCGCGTCAAATGCTGGCCGTGCCGCTGGCATTTGTTTTCATCATTTGGTGCGGCGCGGAAATCTACGCCTCGGCGATCATCCTGGCGCCGCTGTTGCAAACTTCCAAGCACGTGATGCTGATTTTGATGGCCCTGGTGGTGGCGGCCTATTCATCTTTGGGCGGTTTCGAGGCTGATGTGGTGACGGACAAGGTGCAATATCTTTTGGTTGCCTTTTTCATCGCGACTATTGCCTATTTGGGCCTCCACGAAATTTTGCAACAAGAAAGTTTCTCGACATTTTTGACCAAGGTGCCGGCGCCGCCGAAAACTGGTGTCTCGGCGCTGTCGTGCTTCGCTGCCGGCGCGGCGCTGATTGTTTTGACGTTCATCTCTTATCTGCCTGGATGGCTGGTGGAAACCGACGTGTGGATTCGCTTGCAAGCGGCACGCTCCGCTGCCAAAGCGCGGCAAGCTGTCGGCATCGCGGCAACCAATTCGCTGATTTTCGTCGGCCTGTTGCCGATGCTGATCGGGCTTTCGGCGCTTTATCTTTATCCGCCGGTTAATGGTGTGATCCCACCGGAGTTGAAAGACGGTGCGACGATTTTCGCCGCGCTGATGAATGATTACGCGCCGGTGTGGTTGAACGTTTTGCTCGGCGTCGGCCTGGCTGCGGCGTCGATGTCCACGATTGACACCTGCGGCAACGTGGCGGCGCTGTCGATTTGCTATGATATCATCGTGCCCGCGCTCGAGAATCGCTCGCGAGTCGACCGGCTGAAATTGGCGCGTGTGATCTCCGTGCTGGCGATTGCCGTGGCTTACCTTTATTCGTTGTTCACCGAATCGCTGTGGGATATTTTTTATCTCTCGTCCGGCATTTTGACCACGACGATTTTCTTGCCGATGGTGGCGCTTTTTCTCCCGAACACTAAACCACAGCAAGTACAAGCCGCGATTGCCGCCGGATTTATCGGAACCTTATTGTTTTATTTTCTTGAAAGCCGCGGTCATTTGGCCGCGCTGGAGCCGCAATGGCTTGCCGCCACCGGCTTGGGATATATTTTGTGGGGATTCGCGGCGGGCCTCATTGCATTTGTGAGCGCCAAACGATTTGGTTTTTCTTTTGTACAAGCTCCTCGACATGCACCAGAAACGGGAAATTAA
- a CDS encoding class I SAM-dependent rRNA methyltransferase: MIKLYLKPNRDRSVRRFHPWIFSGALARLDGAKEPGMAEIIAANGEFLGRGFYNPHSQIVCRILTWRDEAIDAGFFRRKIENAYITRRRLFATNGQNTNAFRLVNAEGDGLPGLIVDKYADYLVVQISTLGMSHFRNEIVAALQELIQPEGIFERSTGAALHEEGLPAVTQVLAGAAMPRFIHIRENDLHFAVDVHEGQKTGFFLDQRENRAWVARLCQKRNVLNGFGYTGAFSVYAKHAGAQRVVTVDSSSAAIELAKQNFALNNLEAVPEDFVIADIFHYLRATTQKFDFIILDPPAFAHRQKDIENAARAYKDVNLQAMKIIEPGGLLLTCSCSQPVSPDLFQKILFGAAADAKRAVRILGQSGHAPDHPISVYHPEGRYLQAMLLHVN, translated from the coding sequence ATGATTAAGCTGTATCTCAAACCCAACCGCGACCGTTCGGTGCGCCGCTTTCATCCGTGGATTTTTTCCGGCGCGCTGGCCCGGCTGGACGGCGCGAAAGAACCCGGCATGGCCGAGATCATCGCCGCCAATGGCGAGTTTCTCGGACGCGGTTTTTATAATCCCCACTCGCAAATCGTTTGCCGGATATTGACGTGGCGTGATGAGGCCATTGATGCAGGTTTTTTCCGGCGCAAAATTGAAAACGCGTATATAACCCGCCGCCGGCTCTTTGCCACCAATGGGCAAAACACCAATGCCTTTCGCCTGGTCAATGCCGAAGGCGACGGCCTGCCCGGCTTGATTGTTGACAAATATGCCGACTATCTCGTCGTACAAATCAGCACGCTGGGCATGTCGCATTTTCGAAATGAGATCGTCGCAGCGTTGCAAGAACTTATACAACCTGAGGGCATTTTCGAGCGCAGCACAGGCGCGGCGTTGCATGAGGAAGGCTTGCCAGCAGTGACGCAAGTTCTCGCCGGCGCCGCGATGCCGCGGTTCATTCACATTCGCGAAAACGACCTGCACTTTGCCGTCGACGTTCACGAAGGCCAGAAGACCGGCTTTTTTCTCGATCAACGGGAGAACCGCGCCTGGGTGGCGCGATTGTGCCAAAAGCGAAATGTGCTGAACGGTTTCGGCTATACCGGCGCATTTTCGGTGTATGCCAAACATGCCGGCGCGCAGCGTGTGGTGACGGTGGATTCTTCGAGTGCCGCCATCGAGCTGGCAAAACAAAATTTCGCCCTCAACAATCTCGAAGCCGTGCCGGAAGATTTCGTCATCGCCGACATTTTTCACTATCTGCGCGCCACGACGCAGAAGTTCGATTTCATCATTCTCGATCCGCCGGCTTTCGCGCATCGCCAAAAGGACATTGAAAATGCCGCGCGGGCTTATAAGGATGTCAATTTGCAGGCGATGAAGATAATCGAACCCGGCGGCTTGCTGCTCACGTGTTCGTGCTCACAGCCAGTTTCCCCGGATCTTTTTCAGAAAATTCTTTTCGGCGCCGCTGCCGATGCAAAACGTGCGGTTCGCATTCTTGGCCAAAGCGGCCACGCGCCGGATCATCCGATCAGCGTTTATCATCCCGAAGGCAGATATTTGCAAGCGATGTTATTGCACGTGAATTGA